tctaaatccgccactgggtaTGTCTAATCTCCGCCaacccctctaaatccgccactggattGATATGATCATCGAAGTTAAAGAGAAGAtttcaattataattcaagttcTTTCTGATGAGTTATTCTTTGTAATCATCGAAcaatgtggggggggggggggggggggggcgtaaaGATTTGGATAATATTCCGTGTAGTGGACACTCAtatcattgaaatatttgatgCGAAATTGTACTCTTGGCCTTCGGTTGGCAtgacaaccaaaaaaaaaattgaaatcatcGCACTAACAACAACAGTCTGATgttatgaatattttcaaatcgttttagaatattcaaatatgagTTCATTGTCAAATGTAACATCGCTCAGAGTTAGTCATAGATATCGTATAGAAtatagtggcggatctaaataaAGAGGGggtattaattaaaattattatctgaatgtgtgtgtgtgtgtgtgtgtgtgtgtgtgtgtgtgcgtgtgcaTCTGGGTATAACAGTTTCATACTTGGTACAATACATTAACCTTTCACTAATCTGCAAATCAACAGAATCAACGCCATATTGGAATGCCCTATACTGAGTGAACGATCGCGTGGTCAGATCCATATAAATATCCAATGGAACTAGCAGTTACGTCATATTTCTCTCTAAACACGTGATATCTTCTACTGAAAATCTTTAACTTCTCACTTTCAAATGAGTTGATTTTCATAAATTACACATTTTGGTACATTTTGTTGCATATAAATTCGTAACCTATgaaaatcctttttaaaaagatacatCTATCCCtaaatatgagagagagagagagagagagagagagagagagagagagagagagagagagacgtcaGCCGTACATCCCAGATGACTatgttactacatgtaattatcccATAATTTGCGAAACTTTGTGTCACCTAACATCGCGATTTTctataaatttgatataaaaaccaCTTTTCAGTGACGTCACTGTGTAGTGTCTAGCCTCCCTCTCAGCAGCACATCAATCGGTCACGTGACCTTGTCGGTCACATTCATCTCCCTCACAATCCCATATACCGCCGTTATCGGTCAGAAGGACACTGATTGCTACACCTGTGTGCAATCACCTGTACAGTCTGATCAATAAATGAACTGTGACACACCCCCTCTAAGTATAAAGGTGAGTCTGGTCCACGATCACGTCGAGTCGATCTGCTGCTGACGCTAGTTTTCTCGTTGAACGTCGGGCTCCAAAATCTCGGCATGAATTACCTTGTCTGTGTTTCAGTGGTTCTCTGTCTTTTGTGTTTGGAAGGGATTGTTGTTTCCGCAGGTAAGGgcacatttttatatttttattgatgtAAGTGAGACCAGTCTGGACATTGTTCATTAATTATACGCTAGTTGTAGGATCATATTTAGATAACTCCGTGGGGATTCGaattagaatatgtcctcagtaaccttacttgtcgtaagaggcgactaaatggactAGTCTTTAGGGTAacaccgcaaaaatcgaggtcccgtatcacagcaggtgtggtacgataaagatccctccttgttcaaaggccgtaaacgccgagcataggcctaaattttgcagccgttcaccggcaatggtgacgtctccatataagtgaaaaattcccgagagggacgttaaacaatatacaatcaatcatatttaaatagaaaatgtTCCCACTTTTACCTCGTTCTTGTGAAAACCGTTAACATGATATAAGTCTGACGTGTGAATAACATtctcataaatacatgtatttgaatataattttcGTCCCCAATGCCGATATTAAAAGGGAAAACATTGAATCATTATTCCTGTCATTGGTAATGTATATATGTGGTACGTTGTTGAACTGAGTATTAAAGCTGTGTTATTTCTAACATCATAAATATGCACTTCCggtgaaaatgttttaaatatttctattgCATAACAATGGCTCAACATTTAACATCTCCCCAATCgtaattattttttcaacaaataTATAAGGTGTATTCTTTGATAACGCGAATAATGCGGCACAACCATGGTGATTTTGTAGAGAAAATGACAAATACAAATATCGAGCGTCGCCATATCAACTGATTCTTCCGCCTAATATTAGAATTTGCAATTTCAGTTCCACTCAAACACCTTGACGATTTCCAAGTCGCAGCAAGTTCTGTCGCTCCAGCTATCAGTAATGCAACTACGACAAATTCATCCGCGGTAACAACTCTACCCATGTCAACAAATAACATGACGTCAAATCCGTCCGCGGTAACAACTATGCCCATGACAACGAGTAATAGCACAGCCATGATGAACATGTCCACTACCCCCGAACTGAACACGACAACTGGACAGGTGTCAACTAGTAACGTGACCAACAACATGACAACCGTGCCCATGACAACAGCAACAGGAAATTCTAGTATGCCTGTGACGTCACAAGGACCTATGTCGTCACCAACAAATCAACAGCCAACTACAGCAAAAACAACCACGACAACAAGTGCTCCGAAATCGTCTAAATTCAGCGGAGCCTCATTCGGTGGGGGGATCGCTTTGGGAGTTGTGTTGGCAGCTGTATTAGCGTTTGGTATCTATAAATATAGGAGCCGAAATAGCGGGTATTCCCAATACTAAATAAAGCTGAAATCTCTTCTGTGATATTCAAGTGCAAATATTACCTttgataaaaacaattaatatgtttgataaaaaacaatttatttttcctttaaaaCACGGACAGAAAAAAATGTTAGTCGTAGATATGTTGAAATTGTAATTTAGTGGGgatatgtaaaactttcttTATTaccactgtatatatataggaaGCATTTTACACGATTGTAGCTAggatatttgtgttttataaaAGAATGTAATGGTAAGAATGTAGTTGGTATGAAAAGAGTGATGTTTTTGTTTATGGTTTAAGAAATTGTCTGAGTGAATGGGCGCGAGCTAACGAACAAGTTGTTTAATTGACGTATTAATTGGTACGTGTGGGGTACTTGGTTTTTTTATACGAtggaaatttttgttgttgaaataaaGTAGTAAATCTGTATTggtttttctttaatttctttttaaccAGAGTTTACATAGTCTGGAACAATATGACGAATGTCCTCGTGATGAATAAATGAGATCCTGGTACGGGTGTCCTTACTGTTAAATTGTGCTAAATCTTGCGTGAACATGGTGAATATATAAACGTTCTGTTGCAGTCTATTACATCGCTATCGGTAGTTATACAAATATCAACATTAATGTGAAGAGTCGGGGAAATCTCATAAATTGCTAGAGACGTATTTCGTCCTATTCaagtattattttcttaatttactttatatggaaaatgaaaaatcccGTCGTTATAAGTGTGTATTCATTATTAGTGTGTTCGTTATAAGCGTGTATTCATTATTAGTGTGTTCGTTATAAGCGTGTATTCATTATTAGTGTGTTCGTTATAAGCGTGTATTCATTATTAACGTGTTCGTTATATAAGCGTTTTACTGTATACAAGATCTAACTCCTCATTTTGTAGCACAATGGGAACTACATGTGAAAAATTGGGATACATAATCGAATccatcattattttgttttatttacagtgAATTTTTGTGCATGATTCGGTTCTATGTTTAAGCCTAACAAGGCAATTTAAACAAGAGGAATCAAGGGGTTTTAATGAATGTTTCAAGGTTTGTCTTGACAAAGTGGGTAAAATATTCTACAGATctcttaaaatatcaaaatgtaaatgcGGCATGCAGCAGTGACCTATGACCTCGATAGTGCGCAGCAGAAGGCACACGAATAGAGGATATACATGCTACAGATCGTCACAGATTGTCGGCTACAAACGTTTCCTCGAAGCTCACTGTACTGTACACGGAGACAATCACCTTGTTTTGATTTCGCCCCGAATTTTAATTTCGTCCTCGTTGTATATAATTGATTAATATCtctatttatcatatacatatattgttactGTTCCTCATGTACCATTAATGGTTTGAAAGAATAAATTGAACTGGAACTATAAGAATATGTATAGGCGAATTCAAATCAGGAGGAAACAAGCTTGAAAATGTAGAAGGACAAAGGAATAAAAAATGAGTTGATACCTCTAGTAAGCACGTGATTGTGCTATAATTATCAGGGGCTCAATGGATGTATCACCATCTTTCCGTTAAATAAAATTCACTAACAATTTGAAGGGACAAAGTCGCTCCGCATACTAAAAGAGGTACACTTATCAATGGTCATTGCAACATATTTGTAAGATTCGGATGGTCGGAGTTCATGCAGGCTTGGCAGATAAACCGCAGGTATTTGTACAACTACAAATATTACAACGAACAGCAACAGCTGATTAGATACAGTGTTAGGGGGGATGGTATTTGTATTTCGCAATGACCAAATTAAGTAAATATCGCTCGGGTACAGCTTGTAGTGACGAATCTTGCTGAACAGATGctgataacatttttaaaatggtaCATGTTACAAACAGTAAGAGTTGGTGTAGTGATAGTTACCTTCATTTTGTGGGTTTGTTGTCttccattcgagaatttttcattgatattgtgacgtcacagatTCTAAcctatgtacattgtgtatggCGAGTGGTACCATTAATGGTATCGTGCTTTCCCTGACGCAAGACCttaattcttttcttcttttttctgctTAAAGGCCGAGCATACGCCTAAAtgttgcagtccttcaccggcaatggtgacgtctccatgttaattagtgaacaattctcgagatggacgttaaTCAATATTCGATCAATCAATCTCAATCACATTAAGCATAAAGTACTGTGTTACAGTGACCTTTTTCTCaattaaaagatatacaatcaaccaatggCAGAATCATTAGATATAGATATACAGagcgactgtgtgagattgcatcagtgtgtataagtagcgctttaggagcataacaaaacttcctttccaagggaagtcgttgtggccgagtggacttacgcactggtttgacaatcttgctaggcggtgggtgccgtacgtcgctggttcgaccccgggctggggcgaaaattttcagtacctaattgtgattatttagtgctttatatatatatatatatatatacagtataatctgtctaaaccggctatgtgtggttccaaagaaattggccggtttgcagagtccggagtgcagaatgttgacaagaatgagagttgcttcccttgtattcactatctatgcatacgtgtgtaGTGATTGCTGACGTtgtaatatatcacaaaagaattcaaaatgtaaaaatataaatgtcagtgttttattgtcgtgctcatttgaaaaaatttcaatttttattaaacagtttaaaatctgggaattattcgcgcaattttctgttggtatattgtcgatttcgtctacatcatcgccgttatcaagtgctacattatgtatGTTCGTCAAGTgtgtgttgtgttcgtttaaaatttgtttttcccagctttcattgtaaatgtatcgctttcaactgtctcaatttgtgaaacggaaactaatgtaatgccgagtgatcgactggacatggcgagttgtgctaactaactgcatatcatctctgtctgactcgccgtagagctccgagaagtccacgaggggaaaccttgcttttggaaaacataacgggatCGTTGctgattttgttttattccaagaatgtatcgaattcatcgattaattgaactttgtcttttaatgtcagttctcgtctctgtcgttagggggagggcgccattaccttgtgcgtggtgctgtcataattgaaaagtgcacccctaaaaatcaggttttattttaaactgatcgcgactcatcgccagttgcactcttttacttacctgtggcttcccttgagacaacctttgtgtacaccgcgtgtgatcgaccgaataccgacaggttggtcatcgtggggtggctggtttaaatgcgataattagagctaattacgagcagttgggaccttgtgtacaccgaataccattgaccgcaacaattagggtggtgtatcatcgaggggccggtttacacaggataattaaagttaattgatagcagttgggactgtgtaagccgggcgatatacagaatacgcagtatccggagtacagggaattattaataaaggatttgttaaagaaatgttagggactatattttgtggccggaattgacagagcgccggggtactcagaggccggtttggacaaattatactgtatatatatatatatatatatatatatatatatatatatatatatatatatatatatatatatatgtacagtgtatgtacacgTACTCATTAAGTATGTACTTTTTAataatttaaacagtattttattatgactaTTCATAATAAGATTGGACAGCAGGCACTGCTTATACAAGTCCTCTCCGTAGAAGGTACAAGGTCATACAAactttagaatatataaatacagtGTTACACAAAGGATCTAATGATCTGAACATTGCAATAACATAGGTAATTTATCATATATTGCAGCTTGTAATTAATTCTCTTATAATATCGTATGGAATTAATAGTCAACACTTTAATTGTAGgtatacatatcataaacagAAGATTTAAAACAGGAAAAAAGAAAAGGGAAAcatgaaaagaaagaaaattggATATTGGTTGACAATTGACAATAAAATTAAATTGGTTACACAAATCTCTTTGTAGACAGAATACATTCATGCACAATTTTAAATACTGCAATATTTTGGTTGAATGTAACCTGTTTATCTCCGTTCAAAATAACTTTAATGGATAGCTGTAACGGCAATTGTAAAATTCCCAAAACATCGGATTAGTTTCTGTCTTTGTAAATTGTATTTTGGACAATTCATGAAGAAGTGAAATACagtttcagaaatattttcacACAGATCATATATTTGATTTTCCCTCAGAAAACGATTAAATAGAACAGCGCTGCGTTCAAGATCCTAGCGGCTAGGTAGGACTCGATAGCGCTACAATCTTGAACGATGAGCTAGGCTAGCCCTATGTAGGGATAACAAGtgttaattcatacagtgcCTTGAATAGacctagatatctagcctagcagctacgatcttgaacgcagcccagtggtagagcattcgcttcgtaaccgggaggtcgtgagttcgagccccgcacGTGcgatggctgcatcaaacctgaGACGTTAGAGTAGGTGgggattgctcctttgccaaacgctcggcatttagaagagGGTCTTCTGGATGTGACATTAAAATCAGGATATTTTTtgcgcggcaggcgttggcatgataaaaaaaaaaaccactgtTACGGCCCCGAGGGCTCagcataagtctaaatttgtgttacttcacttacagctggtggtatctcaatatgagtgaaaaattatcgacaggacgtacaaaatgtaaaacaatcGATCAATCCCTGAGCATCTCGTGCACCTGACGTTAGGACGTTCTCTTTGAACCACATTGTCCTTGTTCAAGTGATTAGAAGGAAGCTGTCACACCCTAAAGGTCATGGGTAcaaaactaaaaataaaaatgggcatatttgtgaaacattgatgaTCCCGATTGGTAGCAAAGTTGataatggccaaggttaaatgtttttcaaaagtatgtcaaaccaccaaggtcaaggtcaacaatTTTGGTACTTGAAAAAAGGGTAAAtaagaaatacacatgtgaaattaattatttaatGCCACAGTATTTACACGAAGAAATAAACTTGTTTGAAAGATGAAAACTAATCATGTATTAACACAACACAGAAAAGTATTTCAAAAAGTGTTCAAATCATACCCTATAACACCTCATAACTAGGTCCTTTGAATTTATTCCTTGTCGACATAATTCCAACCCCGACGAATACGAAAAGCAACACTATTCCAACCCCCAGAGCTATCCCCCCTCCAAACAACGCTCCGTCAAATCCAGGCTTTGGAGTGGAGCGGGGTGGAGATCTCGTGGTTTTGGGGGTGGAAGTCTCGTTAGCTGGGAGAATTGAAATCTGTGGGGTAAAATCTTTTGTAGTAGGTTGGGTGGAGTTAGAAACTTCCGTACTTGTGTTGTCATTGGTAACTGTTGATAGGATGACCGGCGTTACTGACGATGAAGGAGCGGATCCCGTAGAATTTGTCGTTGGTTGGGTGGATCCTGTTGTGTTCGTTGTTGTTCGAATGGATCCCGTTGTGTTTGTCGTTGTTTGCGCGATTTCCGTAGTAGACTCtgtaaaaattacacataaatcAGACATACACGATACGAACAAACACACGGTCGGATCAGATATTCGCAATACCTTTAAATGACATACAAATCCGATATATACATAAAACGATACACATAAGGTAAACATAAAAAGTAtgctttaaaagaaaataacgCAAAGATGAGAAATACTCAAAAACTAATTACATACAGCATACCGAGAAACGGAAACCTGGATGTAATATGCAtctgtacattgtatgtacgtgtacgagagagagagagagagagagagagagagagagagagagagagagagagagagagagataacaaATATTTGTACGCtgtatataaaaaagaaagacCCGGAAGTGACAATCAACTGTGCGCTATCCAAAAAATGTACAGAAGTATGTGTCACGATAGAATTATATAGAAAAGATTCCCAGAGAGGACACACTACAAGAGGATGTAGGAAAACGCTACACACAAAAAAACCGCCACAGAAAAACGCTACACAATAACGCTAGACAATAAAGCTACACAATAACGCCACAGAAAAACGCTACACAATAACGCTAGACAATAAAGCTACACAATAACGCCACAGAAAAACGCTACACAATAACGCTAGACAATAACGCTACACAATAACGCTAGACAATAACGCTACACAATAACGCTAGACAATAACGCTACACAACACATAATACATGGGCAGGTCTCCATCTACTGTTCAAGAGAATTTGAGGGTGGCATCATAGCTTTAAGGCACATTACGTGGAGATCTTTGGGGAAAATACTGGGGCGGACCTAGAGCAGTGGACAGTGAAGTGCGGATTCACAGGACAAGTGTGTAGGTGGCAAACAGGCAAGAGACAAAAAACAAAGGAGGGAATGGTATGTTACatctgtaaaatatatttttatgtggGTTATGATAACTACCTTTCACTCGCCTTCCTCCTAAATGTCTATGCAAATCTTCACCGACTACCGTACCGGGAGCTCATCGCCCGGTATGTTGACCTGACTATACCCGTACCGAGAGCTCACCGCCCGGTATGTTGACCTGACTATACCCGTACCGAGAGCTCATCGCCCGGTATGTTGACCTGACTACCAGTGCCGAGAGCTCATCGCCCGGTATGTTGACCTGACTATACCCGTACCAAGAGCTCATCGCCCGGTATGTTGACCTAACTACACCCGTACCGAGAGCTCACCGCCCGGTATGTTGACCTGACTATACCCGTACCGAGAGCTCATCGCCCGGTATGTTGACCTGACTACCAGTGCCGAGAGCTCATCGCCCGGTATGTTGACCTGACTATACCCGTACCGAGAGCTCATCGCCCGGTATGTTGACCTGACTACTCGTACTGAGAGGTCGTCCCCTCTATGTGACCATAAGAAATGGAACTTACGCGCATTACAGGACGCTAGGAAGAAATAGAGAAGTCCGAACACAACCAATCGCATTTGTTCATTCATGATCTGGAAGAGGAAGACCTTCCGTGTTACTCCTGATCCAATCCAACAAAGTGACCACTGCTCATTTATAGCAACAGGAGATTGTACATTACATGTAGTTACCCATAAATGACTCTGAATCGGAGATAACAGCGTATCTTcaaattataaatacatgtatgacatttaTGTTTACTAGATTAAAATTATCTCATTTAAATATGAGAGAACGTGGGATACTGATAGCACAATCAGACACACGTGTATCGTCTGCAGACAACCAGATTCACATATACAGGCATAGGTGTTGAAAAACCAGATGCACGTGTTTTTGTCAGACAACTAGATGCACATGCATACGTTAGACAGGCTCAAATACTGTACACGTGCACGTTAGACAGTCAGATATTCATGTGCATTAGACGACCAGATACCATTCATGTACGCATGTACATCGAACAACCGGATACACGTGTACATCGAACAACCGAATACTCGCACATACATCTTACAACCGGATACACGTGTACATCGAACAACCGGATACTCGCACATACATTTTACAACCGGATACACGTGTACATCGAACAACCGGATACTCGCGCATACATCTTGTACAACCGAATGCTCGAATACATTGAACAACCGAATACTCGCACATACATCTTACAACCGGATGCTCGTGTATGTTTACTGCCAGATACACGTGTATGTTTACTACCGGATGCTCGTGTATGTTTACTACCGGATGCTCGTGTATGTTTACTACCGGATGCTCGTGTATGTTACTACCGGATGCTCGTGTATGTTTACTACCGGATGCTCGTGTATGTTTACTACCGGATGCTCGTGTATGTTTACTACTGAATGTTCGTGTATGTTTACTACCGGATGCTCGTGTATGTTTACTACCGGATGCTCGTGTATGTTTACTACCGGATGCTCGTGTATGTTTACTACTGAATGTTCGTGTATGTTTACTACCGGATGCTCGTGTATGTTTACTATACCGGATACACGTGTATGTTTACTATACCGGATGCTCGTGTATGTTTACTACCGGATGCTCGTGTATGTTACTACCGGATGCTCGTGTATGTTTACTACCGGATGCTCGTGTATGTTTACTACCGGATGCTCGTGTATGTTACTACCGGATGCTCGTGTATGTTTACTACCGGATGCTCGTGTATGTTACTACCGGATGCTCGTGTATGTTTACTACCGGATGCTCGTGTATGTTTACTACCGGATGCTCGTGTATGCTTACTACCGGATGCTCGTGTATGTTTACTACCGGATGCTCGTGTATGCTTACTACCGGATGCTCGTGTATGTTTACTACCGGATGCTCGTGTATGTTTACTACCGGATGATCGTGTATGCTTACTACCGGATGCTCGTGTATGTTTACTACCGGATGATCGTGTATGCTTACTACCGGATGCTCGTGTATGTTACTACCGGATGCTCGTGTATGTTTACTACCGGATGCTCGTGTATGTTTACTATACCGGATACACGTGTATGTTTACTACCGGATGCTCGTGTATGTTTACTATACCGGATACACGTGTATGTTACTACCAGATGCTCGTGTATGTTTACTATACCGGATACACGTGTATGTTACTACCGGATGCTCGTGTATGTTTACTATACCGGATACACGTGTATGTTACTACCGGAGTacgcggttgagttaaggctttccccataaattgtttaataccagtgctgtacataaatatactttaccgcactggcatattgcacgacgtcacaatgaaaaatacgtcacgacgaaggtcatgacgtacatatctacagtccttttgtggttggaaatgtcaaaatattggttcgttatttaccacctcTGTCAAATGGTAAACTGCaatcgcgtaaaagtttctgtcaaatgggttatattaattctctttgatattgaaaaagtttcaatttcttctttatatagcatacatgctaaagtaatatccatattatattgtgatcttgatatcgcccctaatctacacgtatagttactttcacaatggactcatttgcataaacagggtttccgtacataaaaatttcattattagcacgacaccccgaggtttttaagtgaaagatgtttgatttatgtgacatgtgaacctCAGTGCCAgaggaaagttaggggagcaagttctggcttcaacagaaaatatgtttttcaggctagattcaacttcgtatgtcTAAAAATCGCtacatcttgcatattcaatacaaaaattagacatgttacaagtcacaataaacttgctctcagcacttttcaaattaagaaattaatatgctttgaagttatattaacttcaacttgcattgatatctggatatcgtgccaatttaacaatttatacatacacgatacgtttttatcttgatgattgatcacgtgatacagagttgatgtagagactgtcggtctggtgaaaaatgtataagaggtcaatatgcacttaatgatatatacatattgtttttgtataaaagggctgtgtttacagaatttgtcacaaattgatctgtttattgacgcttttttcctgacatatttctatggccctacttaacacaactgcgtagGAGAGTTGTCTACACTGGTGTTCTtctgttatgaaataaaaaagttattcTTGCCTTTTAATCGGTTTCTGAGTTAGAtatcttaaaaacatttttaaaagcatatacaagtatataattccaatgtcatttattacaattgttttgattggacaaagatATATCTAAACgaaaatttacacatcaataaatccaaaaacgctatgtatacatacgcgcttgaaaacaaacaacatagtgcggggaaagtattcaaattattgaagttGATAATGTAGgaaacgaattggaattataagaatcaaacattctttttgaagaatttatcgatgtgtaaactctggacattttattcagtttgtgagtaaaatgtccagagtttacatatcgataaattcttcaaaaagaatatttaatcctataataacattttttaatatgtagCCTTGACAATTagtgaaatgttttataaacattttaatgatattttaataaaaatacacAGCGTTTTAAatctaaaaaaataattaaataaaatgtcAACTTATGAAGTGCCATGGGGATGTTTGTGTTATCTGTGCGGATTCTGGATTTTAAGCTAtagattttatttgaaataccAATATCTGGATAAGATGGGTGGTTTtacgggggtgggggtgttgtgTGTTGTTGGTAGGACCTATTCATGACACTGTCATTTTCGTCGTTTTGCGGATTATAAACTTCATATCACTTTGAGTACACTAATTATTGTATCTTTAGAATAGTTGATATTAATCGTCTGAATTACACACAATGTAGAAAGAAGATCCAGGATACGAACGTAAATCAATAAAAGTATAAACTAATAAACTACTATACCATAcaccagcccccccccccccccccccccccccccccccccccccccctgagaTTCAagtataaactacatgtatagaacGTAAATCAATAAAAGTATAAACTAATAAATTACTATACCATAcaccagcccccccccccccccccccctgagaTTCAagtataaactacatgtatagaacGTAAATCAATAAAAGTATAAACTAATAAATTACTATACCATAcaccagccccccccccccccccccccctgagaTTCAagtataaactacatgtataacatactATAATACTATACCATATTTTagtttagtttatttatttaggaataggcacatatacaatataaatacaagacaatatcacagaggaacacatagttaaaacaaaagttgttgttaaatacataagataaaaAGGTAAATTTTAACAGCTATTTGACTTTAAGAGCACAGTGAGTAAATTAATGTAGGCCTATAT
Above is a genomic segment from Ostrea edulis chromosome 3, xbOstEdul1.1, whole genome shotgun sequence containing:
- the LOC125673724 gene encoding uncharacterized protein LOC125673724, whose translation is MNEQMRLVVFGLLYFFLASCNAQSTTEIAQTTTNTTGSIRTTTNTTGSTQPTTNSTGSAPSSSVTPVILSTVTNDNTSTEVSNSTQPTTKDFTPQISILPANETSTPKTTRSPPRSTPKPGFDGALFGGGIALGVGIVLLFVFVGVGIMSTRNKFKGPSYEVL
- the LOC125673719 gene encoding probable serine/threonine-protein kinase dyrk2, whose amino-acid sequence is MNYLVCVSVVLCLLCLEGIVVSAVPLKHLDDFQVAASSVAPAISNATTTNSSAVTTLPMSTNNMTSNPSAVTTMPMTTSNSTAMMNMSTTPELNTTTGQVSTSNVTNNMTTVPMTTATGNSSMPVTSQGPMSSPTNQQPTTAKTTTTTSAPKSSKFSGASFGGGIALGVVLAAVLAFGIYKYRSRNSGYSQY